A genomic segment from Glycine soja cultivar W05 chromosome 20, ASM419377v2, whole genome shotgun sequence encodes:
- the LOC114402510 gene encoding uncharacterized protein LOC114402510, producing the protein MASNFSLRTLMIFALAFSLALQGTLGGIECESLSHDTCSFAVTSAGKRCVLEKQVKRTGEEAYTCRTSEIEADKLKDHIETEQCIKACGLDRKSLGISSDSLLQSSFTQKLCSPICYQCCPNVVDLYFNLAAGEGVFLPKLCEAQGLNARRGMAELKSSGIVAPGPVHGVQFTATPPINPVELTIEPAVAPSPN; encoded by the exons ATGGCCTCTAACTTCAGCTTGAGAACTTTGATGATATTTGCCCTTGCATTTTCTCTCGCCCTGCAAGGCACTCTTG GAGGGATAGAATGTGAGAGTCTGAGCCATGACACATGCTCATTCGCCGTGACATCTGCTGGCAAACGATGTGTGCTTGAGAAGCAGGTGAAGAGGACTGGTGAGGAAGCATACACATGCAGGACATCAGAGATTGAAGCTGATAAACTGAAGGACCACATTGAAACTGAACAATGCATCAAGGCTTGTGGTTTGGACAGAAAGTCCCTTGGAATCTCATCAGACTCTCTTCTTCAATCTAGCTTCACGCAAAAGCTCTGCTCCCCCATCTGCTACCAGTGTTGCCCAAACGTTGTTGACTTATACTTCAATCTGGCAGCTGGTGAAG GTGTGTTTCTTCCCAAGTTGTGTGAAGCACAAGGTCTAAATGCTCGTCGAGGAATGGCTGAACTGAAAAGCTCTGGTATCGTGGCACCGGGACCTGTGCACGGTGTGCAGTTCACAGCTACTCCTCCGATTAACCCTGTGGAGCTCACAATTGAACCTGCCGTTGCCCCATCACCAAA